In Bombus huntii isolate Logan2020A chromosome 3, iyBomHunt1.1, whole genome shotgun sequence, a single genomic region encodes these proteins:
- the LOC126864088 gene encoding WD repeat domain phosphoinositide-interacting protein 2 isoform X1, with product MQNLVHNVDVLTQGLKYSISGLMNLANQTTDPQSRVFFVNFNQDCTSLAVGSKAGYKLFSLSSVDHLEKIYENDTEDIYIVERLFSSSLVAVVSLRSPRKLKVCHFRKGTEICHYSYSNTILAVKLNRARLVVCLEESLYIHNIRDMKVLHTIRDTPPNLAGLCTLSINSDNCYLAYPGSNTIGEVQIFDAINLQAKTMIPAHDSPLAALAFSPNGTKVATASEKGTVIRVFHVHDGTKLFEFRRGVKRCVSISSLAFSVDSMFLCCSSNTETVHIFKLEEPKETLRQTTEESQTWMGYLTKAVSASANYLPSQVTDVFNQGRAFASVHLPFQGLKNVCAITVVHKVLRLLVASAEGYLYVYNLDSTEGGDCTLLKQHRLDGKRDEADCASASTAGSTEPPSGTNTARIVQNTACINSYAGVLRGRSPDSMSESEKYHEMIAATESPPGFSGSFRLKDDAEFPPVTQRTD from the exons atgcaaaatctCGTGCATAACGTGGATGTATTGACACAAGGATTAAAATACAGTATATCAGGACTAATGAACCTCGCAAATCAGACTACTGATCCTCAAAGTCGTGTTTTCTTTGTTAACTTCAATCAGGATTGCAC ATCTTTGGCAGTAGGATCAAAGGCAGGATACAAACTTTTTTCTTTAAGCTCTGTTGACCATCTTgagaaaatatatgaaaatg ATACCGAAGACATATACATTGTTGAACGACTATTCAGCAGCAGTCTTGTGGCGGTAGTTAGTTTAAGATCGCCTCGTAAACTCAAAGTTTGTCACTTCAGGAAGGGCACTGAAATTTGCCATTATAGTTACTCTAATACTATTTTGGCTGTGAAATTGAATAGGGCA aGATTAGTGGTATGTCTGGAAGAATCATTATATATTCATAACATAAGAGACATGAAAGTGTTACACACAATTCGTGATACTCCACCTAATTTAGCAGGTCTGTGTACACTATCAATAAATAGTGATAATTGCTATTTAGCTTATCCAGGTTCAAACACAATTGGTGAAGTTCAAATATTTGATGCAATTAATCtt caaGCTAAAACTATGATTCCTGCGCATGACAGCCCATTGGCAGCACTTGCATTTAGCCCTAATGGTACCAAAGTAGCTACTGCTTCCGAAAAGGGTACTGTAATTAGAGTTTTCCAT GTTCATGATGGTACAAAACTGTTTGAGTTTCGTCGTGGAGTTAAGCGATGCGTATCTATAAGCAGTCTTGCTTTTAGTGTGGACTCTATGTTTCTTTGTTGTTCAAGTAATACAGAAACAGTGCATATTTTCAAGTTGGAAGAACCGAAGGAAAC ATTGCGACAAACAACAGAAGAATCACAAACTTGGATGGGATACTTAACAAAGGCTGTATCTGCATCAGCTAATTATTTACCTTCACAAGTAACTGATGTTTTCAATCAAGGACGTGCCTTTGCTAGCGTCCATTTGCCATTTCaaggattaaaaaatgtttgtgCCATCACAGT cGTACATAAAGTACTTAGGTTGTTGGTGGCTAGTGCTGAGGGTTATTTGTATGTTTATAATTTGGACTCAACGGAAGGCGGAGATTGTACATTGCTTAAACAACATAG aCTAGACGGTAAACGAGACGAAGCGGATTGTGCTAGTGCGTCTACAGCAGGATCTACAGAACCTCCTTCAGGAACTAATACTGCACGAATAGTACAAAATACAG CCTGCATAAATAGCTACGCGGGTGTGTTGCGCGGCCGCTCGCCAGACTCCATGTCAG AGTCAGAAAAGTATCACGAGATGATAGCAGCAACTGAGAGTCCACCAGGCTTTTCGGGTTCCTTCCGTTTGAAAGATGATGCTGAATTTCCACCTGTTACGCAAAGGACGGATTGA
- the LOC126864088 gene encoding WD repeat domain phosphoinositide-interacting protein 2 isoform X2: MQNLVHNVDVLTQGLKYSISGLMNLANQTTDPQSRVFFVNFNQDCTSLAVGSKAGYKLFSLSSVDHLEKIYENDTEDIYIVERLFSSSLVAVVSLRSPRKLKVCHFRKGTEICHYSYSNTILAVKLNRARLVVCLEESLYIHNIRDMKVLHTIRDTPPNLAGLCTLSINSDNCYLAYPGSNTIGEVQIFDAINLQAKTMIPAHDSPLAALAFSPNGTKVATASEKGTVIRVFHVHDGTKLFEFRRGVKRCVSISSLAFSVDSMFLCCSSNTETVHIFKLEEPKETLRQTTEESQTWMGYLTKAVSASANYLPSQVTDVFNQGRAFASVHLPFQGLKNVCAITVVHKVLRLLVASAEGYLYVYNLDSTEGGDCTLLKQHRLDGKRDEADCASASTAGSTEPPSGTNTARIVQNTESEKYHEMIAATESPPGFSGSFRLKDDAEFPPVTQRTD, translated from the exons atgcaaaatctCGTGCATAACGTGGATGTATTGACACAAGGATTAAAATACAGTATATCAGGACTAATGAACCTCGCAAATCAGACTACTGATCCTCAAAGTCGTGTTTTCTTTGTTAACTTCAATCAGGATTGCAC ATCTTTGGCAGTAGGATCAAAGGCAGGATACAAACTTTTTTCTTTAAGCTCTGTTGACCATCTTgagaaaatatatgaaaatg ATACCGAAGACATATACATTGTTGAACGACTATTCAGCAGCAGTCTTGTGGCGGTAGTTAGTTTAAGATCGCCTCGTAAACTCAAAGTTTGTCACTTCAGGAAGGGCACTGAAATTTGCCATTATAGTTACTCTAATACTATTTTGGCTGTGAAATTGAATAGGGCA aGATTAGTGGTATGTCTGGAAGAATCATTATATATTCATAACATAAGAGACATGAAAGTGTTACACACAATTCGTGATACTCCACCTAATTTAGCAGGTCTGTGTACACTATCAATAAATAGTGATAATTGCTATTTAGCTTATCCAGGTTCAAACACAATTGGTGAAGTTCAAATATTTGATGCAATTAATCtt caaGCTAAAACTATGATTCCTGCGCATGACAGCCCATTGGCAGCACTTGCATTTAGCCCTAATGGTACCAAAGTAGCTACTGCTTCCGAAAAGGGTACTGTAATTAGAGTTTTCCAT GTTCATGATGGTACAAAACTGTTTGAGTTTCGTCGTGGAGTTAAGCGATGCGTATCTATAAGCAGTCTTGCTTTTAGTGTGGACTCTATGTTTCTTTGTTGTTCAAGTAATACAGAAACAGTGCATATTTTCAAGTTGGAAGAACCGAAGGAAAC ATTGCGACAAACAACAGAAGAATCACAAACTTGGATGGGATACTTAACAAAGGCTGTATCTGCATCAGCTAATTATTTACCTTCACAAGTAACTGATGTTTTCAATCAAGGACGTGCCTTTGCTAGCGTCCATTTGCCATTTCaaggattaaaaaatgtttgtgCCATCACAGT cGTACATAAAGTACTTAGGTTGTTGGTGGCTAGTGCTGAGGGTTATTTGTATGTTTATAATTTGGACTCAACGGAAGGCGGAGATTGTACATTGCTTAAACAACATAG aCTAGACGGTAAACGAGACGAAGCGGATTGTGCTAGTGCGTCTACAGCAGGATCTACAGAACCTCCTTCAGGAACTAATACTGCACGAATAGTACAAAATACAG AGTCAGAAAAGTATCACGAGATGATAGCAGCAACTGAGAGTCCACCAGGCTTTTCGGGTTCCTTCCGTTTGAAAGATGATGCTGAATTTCCACCTGTTACGCAAAGGACGGATTGA
- the LOC126864087 gene encoding transitional endoplasmic reticulum ATPase TER94, with product MGEPKSEDLATAILRKKDKPNRLLVDEAIADDNSVVALSQAKMDELQLFRGDTVLLKGKRRKETVCIVLSDDTCPDEKIRMNRVIRNNLRVRLSDVVSVQACPEVKYGKRIHVLPMDDTVTGLTGNLFEVYLKPYFLEAYRPVHKDDNFIVRGGMRVVEFKVVETDPGPFCIVAPDTIIHCEGDAIKREEEEEALNAVGYDDIGGVRKQLAQIKEMVELPLRHPSLFKVIGVKPPRGILLYGPPGTGKTLIARAVANETGAFFFLINGPEIMSKLAGESESNLRKAFEEAEKNSPAIIFIDELDAIAPKREKTHGEVERRIVSQLLTLMDGMKQSSHVIVMAATNRPNSIDPALRRFGRFDKEIDIGIPDATGRLEILRIHTKNMKLADDVELEEIAAETHGHVGADLASLCSEAALQQIREKMDLIDLEEEHIDAEVLSSLAVTMDNFKYAMTKSSPSALRETIVEVPTVTWDDIGGLQNVKMELQELVQYPVEHPDKFLKFGMQPSRGVLFYGPPGCGKTLLAKAIANECQANFISVKGPELLTMWFGESEANVRDVFDKARAAAPCVLFFDELDSIAKSRGGTLGDAGGAADRVINQILTEMDGMGAKKNVFIIGATNRPDIIDPAILRPGRLDQLIYIPLPDEKSREAIFRANLRKSPVAKDVDLSYIAKVTHGFSGADITEICQRACKLAIRQSIETEIRREKERASNPSASMDMDEDDPVPEITRAHFEEAMRFARRSVSDNDIRKYEMFAQTLQQSRGFGSNFRFPQSGASGTQDTTQGDQTFQDDGDDDLYS from the exons ATGGGCGAACCAAAAAG TGAAGATTTGGCGACAGCAATTCTTCGAAAGAAGGACAAACCAAATAGATTATTAGTGGATGAAGCTATTGCAGATGACAATTCTGTAGTAGCTCTTTCTCAAGCAAAAATGGATGAATTGCAACTTTTCCGAGGAGATACAGTATTGTTGAAAGGAAAAAGACGCAAAGAAACTGTGTGCATTGTTCTTTCTGACGATACATGCCCTGATGAAAAAATTCGCATGAACCGtgttataagaaataatttgcGTGTACGTTTAAGTGATGTTGTTTCTGTACAAGCATGTCCAGAAGTTAAATATGGAAAACGCATTCACGTACTACCAATGGATGATACAGTAACTGGTCTTACAGG AAACTTATTTGAAGTATATTTAAAACCATACTTCTTAGAAGCTTATCGTCCTGTTCATAaagatgataattttattgtacgTGGTGGTATGCGTGTTGTAGAATTTAAAGTAGTAGAAACAGATCCTGGGCCATTTTGTATTGTAGCTCCTGATACAATTATTCATTGTGAAGGTGATGCTATTAAGAGGGAG GAGGAAGAAGAGGCTTTAAATGCTGTAGGTTACGATGATATTGGTGGTGTTCGCAAACAATTAGCTCAAATTAAAGAAATGGTAGAATTACCTTTAAGGCATCCATCTTTGTTTAAAGTTATTGGCGTTAAACCACCTCGTGGTATTCTTTTATATGGCCCGCCAGGCACAGGAAAGACCCTTATTGCTCGAGCTGTTGCAAATGAAACAGgagcatttttctttcttatcaaTG GTCCTGAGATTATGAGTAAACTTGCGGGAGAGTCAGAAAGTAATTTAAGAAAAGCATTTGAAGAGGCTGAAAAAAATTCACCAGCTATAATTTTCATTGATGAACTTGATGCCATTGCTCCAAAAAGGGAAAAG ACTCATGGAGAAGTAGAAAGACGTATAGTGTCTCAGTTGTTGACTTTAATGGATGGCATGAAACAAAGTTCCCATGTTATTGTAATGGCTGCTACTAATCGACCTAACAGCATTGATCCTGCATTGCGGCGTTTTGGTCGTTTTGATAAAGAAATTGATATTGGAATACCTGATGCTACTGGTCGTTTAgaaattttacgaattcaTACGAAAAACATGAAACTTGCAGATGATGTTGAATTAGAAGAG ATTGCAGCGGAAACACATGGGCATGTAGGAGCTGATTTGGCTTCGTTATGCTCTGAGGCAGCATTACAACAAATCCGTGAGAAAATGGATCTCATTGACTTGGAAGAAGAACATATAGATGCTGAAGTTTTATCTTCTCTTGCCGTTACTATGGATAATTTCAAG tATGCTATGACTAAGAGTAGTCCAAGCGCTTTGCGAGAAACTATTGTAGAAGTTCCAACTGTGACATGGGATGATATTGGAGGTTTACAAAATGTTAAAATGGAATTACAGGAGTTGGTACAG TATCCAGTTGAACATCCAgataaattcttaaaatttgGTATGCAACCATCCAGAGGTGTATTATTTTATGGACCCCCTGGTTGTGGTAAAACATTACTGGCTAAAGCAATAGCTAATGAATGTCaagcaaattttatttctgtaaAGGGTCCAGAATTATTAACAATGTGGTTTGGTGAATCTGAGGCGAATGTCAGAGATGTTTTTGATAAA GCAAGAGCCGCAGCTCCTTGTGTATTATTCTTTGATGAACTCGATTCTATCGCCAAATCTCGTGGTGGTACACTGGGGGATGCTGGTGGAGCAGCAGACCGCGTGATAAATCAAATTTTGACAGAAATGGATGGTATGGGCgcaaagaaaaatgtatttatcaTAGGAGCTACTAATCGTCCTGATATTATTGATCCCGCTATTCTACGACCTGGCAGATTAGATCAGCTGATTTATATACCATTACCAGATGAAAAGTCTCGAGAAGCGATTTTTAGAGCTAACCTTCGAAAATCACCTGTAGCGAAG GATGTAGATTTGAGCTACATAGCTAAAGTAACACATGGTTTTTCGGGTGCTGATATAACAGAAATTTGTCAACGTGCATGCAAACTTGCTATTAGACAAAGCATTGAAACTGAGAttcgaagagaaaaagaacgtGCTAGTAATCCATCAGCATCTATGGAC ATGGATGAAGATGATCCTGTACCAGAGATAACTAGAGCTCATTTCGAAGAAGCAATGAGATTTGCACGACGTTCTGTATCTGATAACGAtattagaaaatatgaaatgttTGCGCAGACGCTTCAACAGTCTCGTGGATTTGGAAGTAATTTTAG ATTTCCGCAAAGCGGAGCAAGCGGTACTCAAGATACAACACAGGGTGATCAAACCTTCCAAGATGATGGAGATGATGATCTTTACAGCTAA
- the LOC126864095 gene encoding leptin receptor overlapping transcript-like 1, translating to MTFVILGCALPVYKVWWPLFVILFYILAPIPTIIARRYTNDFDNNPNPCLELAVFITTGFVVSSFALPIVLARSPIDEPVIQWGACYLTLSGNIIIYLTLVGLFATFDQDGVGYNTC from the exons ATGACATTTGTTATACTAGGTTGTGCTTTACCTGTATATAA AGTATGGTGGCCACTTTTTGTCATACTATTTTACATATTAGCACCAATTCCAACTATAATTGCACGTCGTTATACAAATGATTTTGACAATAATCCTAATCCATGTTTGGAGTTAGCAGTATTCATTACTACAGGTTTCGTTGTATCATCATTTGCTCTTCCTATTGTCTTAGCTCGGTCTCCAATCGATGAACCAGTG ATACAATGGGGCGCTTGTTACTTGACTTTATCaggtaatattattatatatctaACTCTAGTCGGACTTTTTGCAACCTTTGATCAGGATGGTGTTGGATATAACACATGTTGA
- the LOC126863563 gene encoding tigger transposable element-derived protein 2-like — translation MSSPLKGKLLSNDKLIDEGFHKHKTDDKELIKPIVEKASTSMQKEETTVATRLEIIRKLEEGVTIGKLVAQYGLHKRTIERYKRNILSLRKISKNPRRLVMKRTRASLHEDTNVRLLEWILERQMKGDILRDSMLQTKAMELHEQFGCSTPFTASRGWLWRFKKRYNISGFGCQGTANEIAQLTTETLTKILNEENINRENIYNIYETTLMWRILPQEVSSNEEESSQNEKIKKDHIIIAFCVNATGTHKLPPLFVTKYVIPQSLKLSRHMLPIVYRSQNSSFIDETIFTDWYANHFKPNVKQRQQQEHCIEKVLLFVENFKCDISLKKEHQDSHFKIIIFPSNTPSTIQIMDEGIIANFKKLFREKLHYRQIRQHDNEVKKFYTNYDIKECIDLISETWDEIIVTDIVHSWRRLLGKQNTQIIIKEEVEYLEETQDFEENVVSDKILESVVKCEEEESTITTKEEIDRMFRSLEIWTKTQPDFIKSHAEVLIHYHNQQ, via the coding sequence ATGTCATCGCCActtaaaggaaaattattatctaaCGATAAATTAATAGATGAAGGGTTTCATAAGCACAAAACAGATGATAAAGAGTTAATCAAACCAATCGTTGAAAAAGCATCGACTTCTAtgcaaaaagaagaaactacaGTCGCAACACGTTTAGAAATTATTCGGAAATTAGAAGAAGGTGTCACAATTGGTAAACTTGTTGCACAGTATGGTCTTCACAAAAGGACTATAGAACGATATAAAAGGAATATCTTATCACttcgaaaaatttcaaaaaatccAAGACGTTTGGTTATGAAAAGAACTCGTGCATCTTTACACGAAGATACAAATGTTCGATTACTTGAATGGATTTTAGAACGACAAATGAAAGGAGATATCCTTCGCGACAGCATGCTGCAAACCAAAGCGATGGAATTGCATGAACAATTTGGATGTTCGACACCTTTTACGGCTAGTCGAGGTTGGCTGTGGCgttttaaaaaaagatacaaTATAAGCGGTTTCGGTTGCCAAGGAACAGCAAATGAGATAGCACAATTGACAACAGAAacattaacaaaaatattaaatgagGAAAATATCAatagagaaaatatatataatatatatgaaacAACCTTAATGTGGAGAATTCTCCCACAAGAAGTCTCGTCGAATGAAGAAGAATCGTcgcaaaatgaaaaaataaaaaaagatcaCATCATAATAGCATTTTGTGTCAATGCTACGGGAACGCACAAATTACCGCCATTGTTTGTTACTAAATATGTGATTCCACAATCTTTAAAGCTTAGTAGACATATGTTACCTATAGTATATAGAAGTCAAAATAGTAGTTTTATTGACGAAACAATTTTCACTGATTGGTATGCCAATCATTTTAAACCCAATGTAAAGCAGCGTCAACAGCAGGAACATTGTATAGAGAAAGTGTTGTTAttcgttgaaaattttaaatgtgATATATCTCTTAAAAAAGAACACCAAGATTCtcatttcaaaataataatttttccatcTAATACACCTTCGACCATTCAAATAATGGATGAGGGTataattgcaaattttaaaaaattatttcggGAGAAATTGCATTATCGTCAAATACGTCAACATGATAACGAAGTAAAGAAGTTCTATACCAATTACGATATAAAAGAATGCATTGATTTAATTAGTGAAACATGGGACGAAATAATAGTGACCGACATTGTACATTCTTGGAGGAGACTTTTAGGTAAGCAAAATACTCAAATTATTATCAAAGAAGAAGTCGAATACCTCGAAGAAACCCAAGACTTCGAAGAAAATGTTGTTTCTGACAAAATATTGGAGTCCGTTGTAAAATGTGAGGAAGAAGAATCGACTATTAcaacaaaggaagaaatcgaTCGCATGTTCCGTAGTTTGGAAATTTGGACTAAAACACAGCCTGATTTCATTAAATCGCATGCAGAAGTTTTAATACATTACCATAAtcaacaataa